The following proteins are encoded in a genomic region of Anticarsia gemmatalis isolate Benzon Research Colony breed Stoneville strain chromosome 17, ilAntGemm2 primary, whole genome shotgun sequence:
- the LOC142980047 gene encoding hepatocyte nuclear factor 4-gamma-like isoform X3 — translation MRSDVLAPSELEGTDYLLSSTMRLEDSFLQILDSDMQLETSSSEASAASSTALSQHCAICGDRATGKHYGASSCDGCKGFFRRSVRKNHLYTCRFSRNCVVDKDKRNQCRYCRLRKCFKAGMKKEAVQNERDRINCRRPSYEEPTQANGLSVVSLLNAELLSRKVIDETNNVTDAEINSRKLAKINDVCDSIKQQLLILVEWAKYIPAFTELHLDDQVALLRAHAGEHLLLGCARRSLHLNDILLLGNNCIITKHNIDGRMDIDISMIGMRVMDEIVKPLREIDIDDTEFACLKAIVFFDPNAKGLSQPQKIKQLRYQIQINLEDYISDRQYDGRGRFGELLLCLPPLQSITWQMIEQIQFAKLFGVAHVDSLLQEMLLGGASTEASIDESGACVSGAASPPAPLAPPAGPAPPAQPPHSSPPLVPQLALHEPEQSFLEPMPFKQEPNMSPEHNSPLMKTADITLL, via the exons ACAGTGACATGCAACTGGAGACGAGTAGCAGCGAGGCGTCGGCGGCTAGTTCGACGGCGTTGTCTCAACACTGCGCCATCTGTGGCGACAGGGCTACCGGCAAACACTACGGGGCTTCCTCCTGCGATGGATGCAAGGGTTTCTTCAGAAGGAGCGTCAGGAAAAACCATCTATATACGTGCAG GTTCAGCAGAAATTGTGTAGTGGACAAAGACAAAAGAAACCAGTGCAGATATTGTAGACTAAGGAAATGTTTCAAAGCTGGCATGAAGAAAGAAG CGGTGCAGAACGAGCGAGACCGCATCAACTGCAGGAGGCCGTCGTACGAGGAGCCCACACAAGCCAACGGTCTGTCTGTCGTGTCGCTGCTCAATGCTGAACTGCTCAGCAGGAAGGTCATAGATGAG ACGAACAACGTGACGGATGCGGAGATCAACAGCCGCAAGCTGGCGAAGATCAACGACGTGTGTGACTCCATCAAACAACAGCTGCTCATACTGGTCGAGTGGGCCAAGTACATACCCGCCTTCACCGAACTACATCTAGATGATCAG GTGGCGCTACTGCGGGCGCACGCGGGCGAGCACCTGCTGCTGGGCTGCGCGCGCCGCTCGCTGCACCTCAACGACATACTGCTGCTGGGGAACAACTGCATCATCACCAAACATAACATCG ACGGGCGCATGGACATCGACATCAGTATGATCGGCATGCGAGTGATGGACGAGATCGTGAAGCCGCTGCGGGAGATCGACATCGACGACACCGAGTTCGCGTGTCTTAAGGCCATCGTGTTCTTTGACCCTA ACGCGAAAGGTCTCTCGCAGCCGCAGAAGATCAAGCAGCTGCGCTACCAGATCCAGATCAACCTGGAGGACTACATCTCGGACCGGCAGTACGACGGGCGCGGCCGCTTCGGCGAGCTGCTGCTGTGTCTGCCGCCGCTGCAGAGCATCACGTGGCAGATGATCGAGCAGATACAGTTCGCCAAGCTCTTCGGAGTGGCCCACGTCGACAGCCTGCTGCAGGAGATGCTGCTCGGAG GGGCGTCTACAGAAGCGAGCATCGACGAGTCCGGCGCGTGTGTGAGCGGCGCCGCCTCGCCGCCCGCCCCGCTGGCGCCGCCCGCCGGCCCCGCACCCCCCGCGCAGCCCCCGCACTCCTCGCCGCCGCTGGTGCCGCAGCTGGCCCTGCACGAGCCAGAGCAGAGCTTCCTCGAGCCCATGCCCTTCAAGCAGGAGCCCAACAT GAGTCCCGAACACAATTCACCTTTGATGAAGACTGCCGACATAACGTTGTTATAG
- the LOC142980047 gene encoding hepatocyte nuclear factor 4-gamma-like isoform X4: protein MGLCDEDSDMQLETSSSEASAASSTALSQHCAICGDRATGKHYGASSCDGCKGFFRRSVRKNHLYTCRFSRNCVVDKDKRNQCRYCRLRKCFKAGMKKEAVQNERDRINCRRPSYEEPTQANGLSVVSLLNAELLSRKVIDETNNVTDAEINSRKLAKINDVCDSIKQQLLILVEWAKYIPAFTELHLDDQVALLRAHAGEHLLLGCARRSLHLNDILLLGNNCIITKHNIDGRMDIDISMIGMRVMDEIVKPLREIDIDDTEFACLKAIVFFDPNAKGLSQPQKIKQLRYQIQINLEDYISDRQYDGRGRFGELLLCLPPLQSITWQMIEQIQFAKLFGVAHVDSLLQEMLLGGASTEASIDESGACVSGAASPPAPLAPPAGPAPPAQPPHSSPPLVPQLALHEPEQSFLEPMPFKQEPNMSPEHNSPLMKTADITLL from the exons ATGGGACTCTGCGACGAAG ACAGTGACATGCAACTGGAGACGAGTAGCAGCGAGGCGTCGGCGGCTAGTTCGACGGCGTTGTCTCAACACTGCGCCATCTGTGGCGACAGGGCTACCGGCAAACACTACGGGGCTTCCTCCTGCGATGGATGCAAGGGTTTCTTCAGAAGGAGCGTCAGGAAAAACCATCTATATACGTGCAG GTTCAGCAGAAATTGTGTAGTGGACAAAGACAAAAGAAACCAGTGCAGATATTGTAGACTAAGGAAATGTTTCAAAGCTGGCATGAAGAAAGAAG CGGTGCAGAACGAGCGAGACCGCATCAACTGCAGGAGGCCGTCGTACGAGGAGCCCACACAAGCCAACGGTCTGTCTGTCGTGTCGCTGCTCAATGCTGAACTGCTCAGCAGGAAGGTCATAGATGAG ACGAACAACGTGACGGATGCGGAGATCAACAGCCGCAAGCTGGCGAAGATCAACGACGTGTGTGACTCCATCAAACAACAGCTGCTCATACTGGTCGAGTGGGCCAAGTACATACCCGCCTTCACCGAACTACATCTAGATGATCAG GTGGCGCTACTGCGGGCGCACGCGGGCGAGCACCTGCTGCTGGGCTGCGCGCGCCGCTCGCTGCACCTCAACGACATACTGCTGCTGGGGAACAACTGCATCATCACCAAACATAACATCG ACGGGCGCATGGACATCGACATCAGTATGATCGGCATGCGAGTGATGGACGAGATCGTGAAGCCGCTGCGGGAGATCGACATCGACGACACCGAGTTCGCGTGTCTTAAGGCCATCGTGTTCTTTGACCCTA ACGCGAAAGGTCTCTCGCAGCCGCAGAAGATCAAGCAGCTGCGCTACCAGATCCAGATCAACCTGGAGGACTACATCTCGGACCGGCAGTACGACGGGCGCGGCCGCTTCGGCGAGCTGCTGCTGTGTCTGCCGCCGCTGCAGAGCATCACGTGGCAGATGATCGAGCAGATACAGTTCGCCAAGCTCTTCGGAGTGGCCCACGTCGACAGCCTGCTGCAGGAGATGCTGCTCGGAG GGGCGTCTACAGAAGCGAGCATCGACGAGTCCGGCGCGTGTGTGAGCGGCGCCGCCTCGCCGCCCGCCCCGCTGGCGCCGCCCGCCGGCCCCGCACCCCCCGCGCAGCCCCCGCACTCCTCGCCGCCGCTGGTGCCGCAGCTGGCCCTGCACGAGCCAGAGCAGAGCTTCCTCGAGCCCATGCCCTTCAAGCAGGAGCCCAACAT GAGTCCCGAACACAATTCACCTTTGATGAAGACTGCCGACATAACGTTGTTATAG
- the LOC142980047 gene encoding hepatocyte nuclear factor 4-gamma-like isoform X2, with amino-acid sequence MPVLGYEMTSQEMCPMYSAAEYMVPTHVWEKHPESSYYGMARSPHEARQYNNNVTYNAEDSDMQLETSSSEASAASSTALSQHCAICGDRATGKHYGASSCDGCKGFFRRSVRKNHLYTCRFSRNCVVDKDKRNQCRYCRLRKCFKAGMKKEAVQNERDRINCRRPSYEEPTQANGLSVVSLLNAELLSRKVIDETNNVTDAEINSRKLAKINDVCDSIKQQLLILVEWAKYIPAFTELHLDDQVALLRAHAGEHLLLGCARRSLHLNDILLLGNNCIITKHNIDGRMDIDISMIGMRVMDEIVKPLREIDIDDTEFACLKAIVFFDPNAKGLSQPQKIKQLRYQIQINLEDYISDRQYDGRGRFGELLLCLPPLQSITWQMIEQIQFAKLFGVAHVDSLLQEMLLGEASIDESGACVSGAASPPAPLAPPAGPAPPAQPPHSSPPLVPQLALHEPEQSFLEPMPFKQEPNMSPEHNSPLMKTADITLL; translated from the exons ATGCCGGTGCTGGGTTACGAGATGACATCACAGGAGATGTGTCCGATGTATAGCGCTGCGGAGTACATGGTGCCAACCCATGTGTGGGAGAAGCACCCCGAGAGCTCATACTATGGGATGGCGCGCAGCCCGCACGAGGCGCGACAATACAACAATAACGTGACTTACAATGCCGAAG ACAGTGACATGCAACTGGAGACGAGTAGCAGCGAGGCGTCGGCGGCTAGTTCGACGGCGTTGTCTCAACACTGCGCCATCTGTGGCGACAGGGCTACCGGCAAACACTACGGGGCTTCCTCCTGCGATGGATGCAAGGGTTTCTTCAGAAGGAGCGTCAGGAAAAACCATCTATATACGTGCAG GTTCAGCAGAAATTGTGTAGTGGACAAAGACAAAAGAAACCAGTGCAGATATTGTAGACTAAGGAAATGTTTCAAAGCTGGCATGAAGAAAGAAG CGGTGCAGAACGAGCGAGACCGCATCAACTGCAGGAGGCCGTCGTACGAGGAGCCCACACAAGCCAACGGTCTGTCTGTCGTGTCGCTGCTCAATGCTGAACTGCTCAGCAGGAAGGTCATAGATGAG ACGAACAACGTGACGGATGCGGAGATCAACAGCCGCAAGCTGGCGAAGATCAACGACGTGTGTGACTCCATCAAACAACAGCTGCTCATACTGGTCGAGTGGGCCAAGTACATACCCGCCTTCACCGAACTACATCTAGATGATCAG GTGGCGCTACTGCGGGCGCACGCGGGCGAGCACCTGCTGCTGGGCTGCGCGCGCCGCTCGCTGCACCTCAACGACATACTGCTGCTGGGGAACAACTGCATCATCACCAAACATAACATCG ACGGGCGCATGGACATCGACATCAGTATGATCGGCATGCGAGTGATGGACGAGATCGTGAAGCCGCTGCGGGAGATCGACATCGACGACACCGAGTTCGCGTGTCTTAAGGCCATCGTGTTCTTTGACCCTA ACGCGAAAGGTCTCTCGCAGCCGCAGAAGATCAAGCAGCTGCGCTACCAGATCCAGATCAACCTGGAGGACTACATCTCGGACCGGCAGTACGACGGGCGCGGCCGCTTCGGCGAGCTGCTGCTGTGTCTGCCGCCGCTGCAGAGCATCACGTGGCAGATGATCGAGCAGATACAGTTCGCCAAGCTCTTCGGAGTGGCCCACGTCGACAGCCTGCTGCAGGAGATGCTGCTCGGAG AAGCGAGCATCGACGAGTCCGGCGCGTGTGTGAGCGGCGCCGCCTCGCCGCCCGCCCCGCTGGCGCCGCCCGCCGGCCCCGCACCCCCCGCGCAGCCCCCGCACTCCTCGCCGCCGCTGGTGCCGCAGCTGGCCCTGCACGAGCCAGAGCAGAGCTTCCTCGAGCCCATGCCCTTCAAGCAGGAGCCCAACAT GAGTCCCGAACACAATTCACCTTTGATGAAGACTGCCGACATAACGTTGTTATAG
- the LOC142980047 gene encoding hepatocyte nuclear factor 4-gamma-like isoform X1 — protein sequence MPVLGYEMTSQEMCPMYSAAEYMVPTHVWEKHPESSYYGMARSPHEARQYNNNVTYNAEDSDMQLETSSSEASAASSTALSQHCAICGDRATGKHYGASSCDGCKGFFRRSVRKNHLYTCRFSRNCVVDKDKRNQCRYCRLRKCFKAGMKKEAVQNERDRINCRRPSYEEPTQANGLSVVSLLNAELLSRKVIDETNNVTDAEINSRKLAKINDVCDSIKQQLLILVEWAKYIPAFTELHLDDQVALLRAHAGEHLLLGCARRSLHLNDILLLGNNCIITKHNIDGRMDIDISMIGMRVMDEIVKPLREIDIDDTEFACLKAIVFFDPNAKGLSQPQKIKQLRYQIQINLEDYISDRQYDGRGRFGELLLCLPPLQSITWQMIEQIQFAKLFGVAHVDSLLQEMLLGGASTEASIDESGACVSGAASPPAPLAPPAGPAPPAQPPHSSPPLVPQLALHEPEQSFLEPMPFKQEPNMSPEHNSPLMKTADITLL from the exons ATGCCGGTGCTGGGTTACGAGATGACATCACAGGAGATGTGTCCGATGTATAGCGCTGCGGAGTACATGGTGCCAACCCATGTGTGGGAGAAGCACCCCGAGAGCTCATACTATGGGATGGCGCGCAGCCCGCACGAGGCGCGACAATACAACAATAACGTGACTTACAATGCCGAAG ACAGTGACATGCAACTGGAGACGAGTAGCAGCGAGGCGTCGGCGGCTAGTTCGACGGCGTTGTCTCAACACTGCGCCATCTGTGGCGACAGGGCTACCGGCAAACACTACGGGGCTTCCTCCTGCGATGGATGCAAGGGTTTCTTCAGAAGGAGCGTCAGGAAAAACCATCTATATACGTGCAG GTTCAGCAGAAATTGTGTAGTGGACAAAGACAAAAGAAACCAGTGCAGATATTGTAGACTAAGGAAATGTTTCAAAGCTGGCATGAAGAAAGAAG CGGTGCAGAACGAGCGAGACCGCATCAACTGCAGGAGGCCGTCGTACGAGGAGCCCACACAAGCCAACGGTCTGTCTGTCGTGTCGCTGCTCAATGCTGAACTGCTCAGCAGGAAGGTCATAGATGAG ACGAACAACGTGACGGATGCGGAGATCAACAGCCGCAAGCTGGCGAAGATCAACGACGTGTGTGACTCCATCAAACAACAGCTGCTCATACTGGTCGAGTGGGCCAAGTACATACCCGCCTTCACCGAACTACATCTAGATGATCAG GTGGCGCTACTGCGGGCGCACGCGGGCGAGCACCTGCTGCTGGGCTGCGCGCGCCGCTCGCTGCACCTCAACGACATACTGCTGCTGGGGAACAACTGCATCATCACCAAACATAACATCG ACGGGCGCATGGACATCGACATCAGTATGATCGGCATGCGAGTGATGGACGAGATCGTGAAGCCGCTGCGGGAGATCGACATCGACGACACCGAGTTCGCGTGTCTTAAGGCCATCGTGTTCTTTGACCCTA ACGCGAAAGGTCTCTCGCAGCCGCAGAAGATCAAGCAGCTGCGCTACCAGATCCAGATCAACCTGGAGGACTACATCTCGGACCGGCAGTACGACGGGCGCGGCCGCTTCGGCGAGCTGCTGCTGTGTCTGCCGCCGCTGCAGAGCATCACGTGGCAGATGATCGAGCAGATACAGTTCGCCAAGCTCTTCGGAGTGGCCCACGTCGACAGCCTGCTGCAGGAGATGCTGCTCGGAG GGGCGTCTACAGAAGCGAGCATCGACGAGTCCGGCGCGTGTGTGAGCGGCGCCGCCTCGCCGCCCGCCCCGCTGGCGCCGCCCGCCGGCCCCGCACCCCCCGCGCAGCCCCCGCACTCCTCGCCGCCGCTGGTGCCGCAGCTGGCCCTGCACGAGCCAGAGCAGAGCTTCCTCGAGCCCATGCCCTTCAAGCAGGAGCCCAACAT GAGTCCCGAACACAATTCACCTTTGATGAAGACTGCCGACATAACGTTGTTATAG